A window from Polaromonas naphthalenivorans CJ2 encodes these proteins:
- a CDS encoding DUF7146 domain-containing protein: MARLDLSKVDWYATLPRLGIDPSTIENPRRLGPCPIENDGRTRFRFVNKDGRGNWFCNFCGAGDAVKLVALVNSKTDAEAILMIRDLDNGPGIKGPPQRLKPIVEQPRDVTWIRKLLQQVWDETKPIQGSAVALYIERRVPGFDLNWLSSSLAYHPDLYHVDEVTKKKNVFPALVGRVTGLDGTPVTLHRTYLSKDGFKAAVSPGQVKKQMTGVATLKGESIRLNVPRIKTRVAIVCEGIETGLALVAATKNRHAVFSALNAGNLAKFMLSRAEFDLCIICADKDVMNIKHGWRPGEHFAEILSEKLISEGYAVKFRIPQVEQTDFADLWMDRCKWLKLVA, from the coding sequence ATGGCAAGATTAGACCTAAGCAAAGTAGATTGGTACGCAACGCTCCCTCGACTGGGGATCGATCCCAGCACCATTGAAAACCCGAGAAGGCTGGGTCCATGTCCGATAGAAAATGATGGGAGGACCCGTTTTCGTTTCGTCAACAAAGATGGTCGTGGCAACTGGTTTTGTAACTTCTGCGGAGCAGGCGATGCGGTCAAACTGGTGGCGCTCGTCAATTCGAAAACTGATGCCGAGGCAATTCTCATGATTCGCGATCTGGACAATGGGCCAGGCATCAAGGGACCGCCTCAACGGCTAAAACCCATCGTGGAACAGCCAAGGGACGTCACCTGGATACGAAAGCTGCTGCAACAGGTTTGGGATGAAACCAAGCCAATTCAGGGGTCGGCTGTCGCACTGTACATCGAGCGCCGTGTACCTGGTTTCGATCTGAACTGGCTTTCAAGTTCACTGGCTTACCATCCTGATCTGTACCACGTAGATGAGGTGACCAAGAAGAAGAATGTTTTTCCCGCGCTTGTCGGACGTGTGACAGGATTGGATGGAACGCCTGTCACGCTGCACAGAACGTATTTATCCAAGGATGGCTTTAAAGCAGCTGTCTCACCAGGGCAAGTCAAAAAGCAAATGACCGGTGTGGCAACGCTCAAGGGCGAATCCATACGGCTCAATGTGCCTCGCATAAAAACACGCGTTGCAATCGTGTGTGAAGGCATTGAAACTGGACTTGCGCTGGTGGCCGCCACTAAAAATCGCCATGCGGTTTTTTCCGCGCTCAATGCAGGCAACTTGGCCAAGTTCATGCTGTCCAGAGCTGAATTTGATTTGTGCATCATCTGCGCAGACAAAGATGTTATGAATATCAAGCACGGCTGGCGACCTGGTGAGCACTTCGCGGAGATTCTTAGCGAAAAACTCATAAGTGAAGGCTATGCTGTCAAGTTCCGGATTCCGCAAGTTGAGCAAACTGATTTTGCGGATTTATGGATGGATCGCTGCAAATGGCTCAAGCTTGTGGCTTGA
- the ssb gene encoding single-stranded DNA-binding protein, with product MASVNKVIIVGNLGKNPEMRSFPSGDQIATVTIATTDKWKDKQSGQMKEATEWHRVVFNGRLAEVVGQYLRKGSQVYVEGSLRTRKWTDQSGVEKYTTEIRADQMQMLGSRQGNDNAGHGQDDGGGYGQDDGGGYGQHHGGGYEEPRQARAPAQRPASAPAPRPQAPAPRQSAPVPSHASSGFDDMDDDIPFVCGSMFYDMTTSKSRKMARYDY from the coding sequence ATGGCATCAGTCAACAAAGTAATCATCGTGGGTAATCTGGGCAAGAACCCTGAAATGCGGAGTTTCCCAAGTGGCGACCAAATCGCCACTGTCACTATTGCCACCACCGACAAATGGAAGGACAAGCAGTCCGGCCAGATGAAGGAAGCCACCGAATGGCACCGTGTGGTATTCAACGGCCGTCTGGCAGAAGTTGTCGGCCAGTACCTGCGCAAGGGCTCGCAGGTCTATGTCGAAGGCAGCCTGCGCACCCGTAAATGGACCGACCAGAGCGGCGTTGAAAAATACACCACTGAAATCCGCGCCGACCAGATGCAAATGCTGGGAAGTCGCCAGGGTAATGACAACGCCGGCCATGGACAAGATGACGGTGGGGGATATGGTCAGGATGACGGTGGCGGGTATGGGCAGCATCATGGTGGAGGGTATGAAGAACCTCGCCAGGCTCGCGCACCAGCTCAACGCCCGGCATCAGCACCTGCACCGAGGCCACAAGCACCGGCGCCACGGCAATCAGCACCGGTACCGTCTCATGCTTCCAGCGGCTTTGACGATATGGATGACGATATTCCTTTTGTCTGTGGGTCCATGTTTTACGACATGACCACCAGCAAATCAAGAAAGATGGCCCGTTACGACTACTGA
- a CDS encoding FlhC family transcriptional regulator, with protein sequence MSRLKKSEAVYPWAVYMARMLARNPIIVHALGLTKREGETIWKKTNNRSSPSGQFPSNHDWYLETTDRRFQGALFILMYQKALTAMPRELALPHTYYHFSNITAGEWKGPKGQDVDGAFRNIESDYALPYSRAFNLIAGYHNEQNPQSRHTHLVVKCCKGCLGKYLARFDEGGSKCPLCL encoded by the coding sequence ATGAGTCGGCTAAAAAAAAGCGAGGCGGTTTATCCCTGGGCTGTTTACATGGCCAGGATGCTCGCTCGAAATCCAATCATCGTACATGCGCTTGGATTGACGAAGAGAGAAGGGGAAACGATATGGAAAAAGACAAACAATCGTTCTTCCCCAAGTGGTCAATTCCCGAGCAACCACGACTGGTACCTTGAGACGACAGACAGGCGTTTTCAGGGGGCATTGTTTATTTTGATGTATCAAAAGGCATTGACAGCGATGCCACGGGAACTTGCTCTTCCCCATACTTACTATCATTTTTCAAACATCACTGCAGGTGAGTGGAAAGGCCCGAAGGGTCAAGATGTTGACGGGGCTTTTCGCAATATTGAAAGTGACTACGCCCTCCCCTACTCCCGAGCCTTCAACCTGATCGCCGGCTATCACAATGAGCAAAATCCTCAAAGCCGACACACTCATCTGGTTGTCAAATGCTGCAAGGGGTGCCTAGGGAAATATCTAGCCCGTTTTGATGAAGGTGGTTCAAAGTGCCCTTTGTGCCTCTAA
- a CDS encoding TraI domain-containing protein, producing the protein MKFSAKHPKYLFSEMGHDYFAQLLTACVGGEPAFRSQYLPVAERLACTVQDLPLENSSFAYAGGALQFGLLAGLTALRLCDGVIFEPSASAQKRMLVEPQYRYAAWCATLAGVPLIVDHYALLTVNDKPWSFAFSPSSLWEACGTTGSYGIEWKPASKNPPTPSLGLILLSSFFYAGQFTDFDSSVLASMCQSVNPGLTQSSGESSLSKLVRVAQEKVKATEKLRISRVFVPGEAQVNTVASVMQALQTVPASTTTESAIVNTPKAKSISSNCENQKILQVVTLNVASEQRTNQININSLTDSKLKLENDQKLENKSVPGIPPKVTFWLRALISDEAMRLAFKFLPDQEMVDITGAQLRFGVVAKEMFELLHSSGFVHSKVGNLTVRLNKELTAVVQNEFKNLGVTHA; encoded by the coding sequence ATGAAATTTTCTGCTAAACATCCAAAATACCTTTTTTCTGAGATGGGGCATGACTACTTTGCTCAATTGCTTACTGCCTGCGTCGGTGGCGAGCCAGCATTTCGTAGCCAGTATTTGCCGGTTGCCGAGCGCCTGGCTTGCACCGTTCAAGATTTGCCTCTCGAAAACTCCAGCTTTGCCTATGCTGGTGGTGCGCTTCAATTCGGCCTGTTAGCCGGATTAACCGCTCTGCGGCTTTGCGATGGGGTGATATTTGAGCCGTCAGCATCTGCTCAAAAGCGCATGCTGGTGGAGCCTCAATACAGATACGCAGCCTGGTGTGCGACGTTGGCAGGAGTGCCGCTGATCGTTGATCACTATGCGTTGCTGACCGTCAATGACAAGCCGTGGAGTTTCGCTTTTAGCCCGTCTTCACTCTGGGAAGCCTGTGGCACTACTGGTTCTTACGGTATTGAATGGAAGCCAGCGTCAAAAAATCCACCAACCCCATCGCTCGGATTGATATTGCTTTCGAGTTTTTTTTATGCCGGGCAATTCACTGATTTTGACTCCTCGGTCTTGGCAAGCATGTGCCAATCAGTCAATCCTGGACTTACTCAGTCATCAGGCGAATCATCCTTGTCAAAATTGGTTCGTGTTGCACAAGAGAAAGTCAAGGCTACCGAAAAGCTTCGCATCAGCAGAGTATTTGTTCCTGGTGAGGCACAGGTCAATACAGTGGCTTCTGTGATGCAGGCGCTTCAAACCGTACCCGCTTCAACCACGACAGAATCAGCGATTGTTAATACTCCTAAAGCAAAATCAATTTCATCAAATTGTGAAAATCAAAAAATATTACAAGTAGTAACATTAAATGTTGCTTCAGAGCAACGTACAAATCAAATAAACATAAATTCTTTGACTGATTCGAAGTTGAAACTGGAAAACGACCAAAAACTGGAGAACAAATCCGTGCCTGGCATACCTCCGAAAGTAACATTTTGGTTAAGAGCCTTGATTAGTGACGAAGCAATGCGCCTGGCATTCAAGTTTTTGCCTGACCAGGAAATGGTTGACATTACCGGTGCTCAACTCAGGTTTGGAGTAGTGGCCAAGGAAATGTTTGAGCTGCTTCATTCTTCAGGCTTTGTGCATTCCAAAGTGGGAAATTTGACAGTAAGACTCAATAAAGAGTTAACCGCCGTGGTCCAAAACGAATTCAAAAACCTTGGAGTCACGCATGCGTAA
- a CDS encoding coiled-coil domain-containing protein, with protein sequence MQVNKLMLEHFEGIERGRGKDRIEVDFTKVNPNAKLVALFGPNGSCKTTLMDNMHPYRVMPSRATSPTPTAFSYYLHVIPGKNALKDIFWSHKGREFRSVIRIRTTGKTNKQECYLTERVGEDFLPYEDTTGLVSDGKTDTYDRAVEAILGKPEVFFATQFSAQGKKPISTMTAGEVKALMAAMLIMGSFKTLSEKANEVVKGLKPHLSAFQSQLLPLETKILKEQSLIELRGNLQREMQVNAEKVLRQKSLIKEGSATLSALELKLSQQESVLAQRSSLQMQLGSVVSQNAAELAAFEAKQVAERKSVEAADQNSRNAVRVAQSAYDDASLRVTETMAVIATEKEIEQARVFHQTNVPVLNRLRGQQTDLYVDINKFNELTQLVAKMRESFAADRQTGIAMSEAVETARQIAALIGEVPCAGHRFSGSCKLLAEANGAAVGLAGRQAKVVELRTRLQGDQVRIKNNNAELQRLIQVNAEREVLLGKIAALELALSNAKAVLKGAPALEKAKQQLDSYRQSALQAKSDLANAKTIHTAALGAVNNILAKQQGDKSIFMSVLYKEKDRIQSAISELPVLIQDYEVNEARKAWQYAELMLENEEKLRDGLVSRFNNVVLSISDIAASNAKISQVTSVCDAISNEISQWSLLSRAMGNDGIIAMSIDDAGPEISALCNSLLKDCAGGRFNISLSTQAATAGGTLKEAFLINVEDVVRGGEPTELNFMSGGEKVWINECLVRAMALYMSQTTASSFKTLFSDEADGPLDPERKRQYMAMKRTVLERGGYDREFIITQTPELLLMCDQVIDVTKL encoded by the coding sequence ATGCAAGTCAATAAACTCATGCTTGAGCATTTCGAGGGAATCGAAAGAGGTCGCGGCAAGGATCGCATTGAGGTGGACTTCACGAAAGTCAATCCCAATGCAAAACTGGTGGCGCTGTTCGGTCCCAACGGAAGCTGTAAAACTACTCTGATGGACAACATGCACCCCTACCGGGTCATGCCATCGAGAGCGACTTCACCAACCCCCACGGCGTTCAGCTACTACCTTCACGTCATACCAGGCAAAAATGCGCTGAAAGATATTTTCTGGTCCCACAAGGGCCGTGAATTTCGCAGCGTCATTCGAATTCGGACAACGGGAAAGACGAATAAGCAAGAGTGCTACCTGACCGAAAGGGTGGGTGAAGACTTCTTGCCCTATGAGGACACCACCGGGCTGGTTAGTGATGGCAAAACCGATACCTATGACCGCGCAGTAGAAGCCATTCTCGGGAAACCGGAAGTGTTTTTTGCCACGCAGTTCAGTGCCCAGGGAAAAAAGCCGATCAGCACCATGACTGCTGGTGAAGTCAAAGCCCTCATGGCCGCGATGCTGATTATGGGCAGCTTCAAAACGCTTTCTGAAAAAGCCAATGAAGTGGTCAAGGGTCTGAAGCCGCACCTCAGCGCATTTCAGTCGCAATTGCTTCCTCTTGAGACGAAAATTCTCAAGGAACAGTCGCTGATTGAACTGCGCGGTAACCTGCAGCGCGAGATGCAAGTCAATGCTGAAAAAGTTTTGCGGCAAAAGTCGCTCATCAAGGAAGGCAGTGCAACGCTGTCGGCCTTGGAGCTCAAGCTGTCCCAGCAAGAAAGCGTGCTGGCCCAGCGGTCGTCGCTGCAAATGCAGCTCGGATCAGTCGTGTCTCAAAATGCGGCTGAACTGGCTGCCTTCGAAGCGAAGCAGGTTGCCGAAAGAAAATCAGTGGAGGCGGCCGATCAAAATAGCCGCAATGCTGTACGGGTCGCGCAGTCTGCATATGACGATGCTTCGCTTCGGGTCACCGAGACGATGGCAGTCATCGCTACCGAGAAAGAGATTGAGCAAGCGCGGGTTTTTCACCAAACCAACGTGCCGGTTCTTAACAGGCTTCGGGGCCAGCAGACTGATTTGTATGTGGACATCAACAAGTTCAATGAGCTCACCCAATTGGTAGCCAAAATGCGTGAAAGCTTTGCAGCTGACAGGCAAACGGGCATTGCCATGAGTGAGGCGGTTGAAACGGCCAGACAGATAGCGGCCTTGATCGGTGAGGTGCCATGTGCGGGTCACCGTTTTTCGGGTTCGTGCAAGCTTCTAGCCGAAGCGAACGGAGCTGCTGTTGGCTTGGCGGGCAGGCAAGCCAAGGTCGTCGAGTTGAGAACCCGCCTTCAGGGGGATCAGGTCAGGATCAAAAACAACAATGCAGAGCTGCAGCGCCTGATTCAGGTCAATGCTGAGAGGGAGGTACTGTTGGGCAAGATCGCAGCCCTTGAGCTTGCCTTGAGTAATGCAAAAGCCGTCCTGAAAGGGGCTCCTGCGCTTGAAAAAGCAAAGCAGCAACTCGATAGCTACCGGCAGTCTGCGTTACAAGCAAAGTCTGACCTTGCCAATGCAAAGACCATTCACACAGCAGCTCTGGGAGCGGTGAACAACATCCTGGCCAAGCAGCAAGGTGATAAGTCGATATTCATGTCTGTTCTCTACAAGGAAAAGGACAGGATTCAATCGGCCATCAGCGAGTTGCCGGTCCTCATCCAGGACTATGAAGTCAACGAGGCAAGGAAGGCTTGGCAATATGCCGAGCTGATGCTGGAGAACGAAGAGAAATTGCGCGACGGGCTGGTCAGTCGTTTCAATAATGTGGTTTTATCCATCAGTGATATAGCTGCTTCAAATGCAAAAATATCGCAAGTCACCTCTGTGTGCGATGCAATTTCCAATGAGATTTCTCAGTGGAGTTTGTTGTCGCGTGCGATGGGAAACGATGGGATTATTGCCATGTCAATCGATGACGCGGGACCCGAGATCAGCGCTTTGTGCAATTCATTGCTCAAGGACTGCGCGGGCGGTCGATTCAATATCAGCTTGAGCACGCAGGCCGCTACGGCTGGCGGAACGCTGAAGGAAGCCTTTCTCATCAACGTCGAGGACGTGGTGCGCGGTGGCGAGCCGACAGAGCTGAACTTTATGTCCGGTGGCGAAAAAGTTTGGATCAACGAATGCCTTGTAAGAGCGATGGCGCTGTACATGTCGCAAACGACGGCATCAAGCTTCAAGACCCTCTTCAGCGATGAGGCGGACGGTCCCCTGGACCCTGAGCGCAAACGGCAATACATGGCGATGAAACGCACTGTACTTGAACGTGGCGGTTATGACCGTGAATTCATCATTACCCAGACACCCGAGCTTTTGCTTATGTGTGACCAGGTGATCGATGTGACAAAACTTTAA